A region from the Sandaracinus amylolyticus genome encodes:
- a CDS encoding Rieske 2Fe-2S domain-containing protein → MDETHDVGTKERDAFAFLRTKGRASVVRLADQWFIACAASELKDAPRAETIQDVPLVLFRDERGRAAALLDRCPHRNVPLSGGKVVASEGTIECPYHGWRFDREGACRAIPSFCGEPGAKARTAPAFPVIEQDGWIWVYSTPFAHPGAPMPSKQPHRFALASEPGYTTVHQTVEAEGTMYSAIENALDVPHTAFLHRGLFRSESRGVTLTVKVRRSKDRVEAEYVGEPRPPGLVARILSPSGGIVTHFDRFILPSIAQVEYRIGTENHFLADTVCTPVSDFRTKLHAVVSFRSRVPGHVIAPFVKPLALRVFQQDAVVLKQQTETIKKFGGEQFASTEIDVLGKHIWRLLRAAERGDASPPEEEAELQLVV, encoded by the coding sequence GTGGACGAGACACACGACGTGGGCACCAAGGAGCGCGACGCGTTCGCGTTCCTGCGCACGAAGGGACGCGCGTCGGTGGTGCGGCTCGCCGATCAGTGGTTCATCGCGTGCGCGGCGAGCGAGCTGAAGGACGCGCCGCGCGCCGAGACGATCCAGGACGTGCCGCTCGTGCTCTTCCGCGACGAGCGCGGACGCGCCGCGGCGCTGCTCGATCGCTGCCCTCATCGCAACGTCCCACTCTCGGGCGGGAAGGTCGTCGCGTCGGAGGGCACGATCGAGTGCCCGTACCACGGCTGGCGTTTCGATCGCGAAGGCGCGTGCCGCGCGATCCCCTCGTTCTGCGGCGAGCCGGGCGCGAAGGCGCGCACCGCGCCCGCGTTCCCGGTGATCGAGCAGGACGGTTGGATCTGGGTCTACAGCACGCCGTTCGCGCATCCGGGCGCGCCGATGCCGAGCAAGCAGCCGCACCGCTTCGCGCTCGCGAGCGAGCCCGGATACACGACGGTGCACCAGACCGTGGAGGCCGAGGGCACGATGTACTCGGCGATCGAGAACGCGCTCGACGTGCCCCACACCGCGTTCCTGCATCGCGGGTTGTTCCGCTCGGAGAGCCGCGGCGTGACGCTCACCGTGAAGGTGCGTCGCAGCAAGGATCGCGTGGAGGCCGAGTACGTCGGCGAGCCGCGCCCGCCGGGCCTCGTCGCGCGGATCCTCTCGCCCTCGGGCGGGATCGTCACGCACTTCGATCGCTTCATCCTGCCGTCGATCGCGCAGGTCGAGTACCGCATCGGCACCGAGAACCACTTCCTCGCGGACACGGTGTGCACGCCGGTGTCGGACTTCCGCACGAAGCTCCACGCGGTCGTCAGCTTCCGCTCGCGCGTGCCCGGGCACGTGATCGCGCCGTTCGTGAAGCCGCTCGCGCTCCGCGTGTTCCAGCAGGACGCCGTGGTGCTCAAGCAGCAGACCGAGACGATCAAGAAGTTCGGCGGCGAGCAGTTCGCGTCGACCGAGATCGACGTGCTCGGCAAGCACATCTGGCGCTTGCTCCGCGCGGCCGAGCGCGGCGACGCGTCGCCGCCCGAGGAAGAAGCGGAGCTGCAGCTCGTCGTGTGA
- a CDS encoding Mut7-C RNAse domain-containing protein, with protein sequence MRFLCDSMLGGLSRWLRSSGYDAEFAGPIDDGDLVARAEASGAILLTSDGPLMRRRPITSGSVRALLVPRAQPLFDQTVFVLRELALPVVDPRCMSCGGALVPVGADTLASEVPAMSLEAFDEFWRCDRCARPFWKGSHWDGIVARRSALSDALR encoded by the coding sequence GTGCGCTTCCTGTGCGACTCGATGCTCGGCGGGCTCTCGCGGTGGCTGCGCTCGTCGGGCTACGACGCGGAGTTCGCAGGACCGATCGACGACGGAGATCTCGTCGCGCGCGCCGAGGCGAGCGGGGCGATCCTGCTGACGTCGGACGGGCCGCTGATGCGACGGCGTCCGATCACGAGCGGCAGCGTGCGCGCGCTGCTCGTGCCGCGCGCTCAGCCGCTCTTCGATCAGACCGTGTTCGTGCTGCGCGAGCTCGCGCTGCCGGTGGTCGATCCGCGATGCATGTCGTGCGGTGGCGCGCTGGTGCCGGTGGGCGCCGACACGCTCGCGAGCGAGGTCCCCGCGATGTCGCTCGAGGCGTTCGACGAGTTCTGGCGCTGCGATCGCTGCGCGCGACCGTTCTGGAAGGGCTCTCACTGGGACGGGATCGTGGCGCGTCGATCGGCGCTGTCGGACGCGCTTCGTTGA
- a CDS encoding aldo/keto reductase, with amino-acid sequence MIGLGCMRLSEIDEADAIAVLCAALGAGVSLLDTADVYGRDLHDVHGNERLVARALASWSGPRPLVVTKAGLIRTRGKWANDGRVAHLREACERSRAALGVDALDALLLHAPDPRTPIETSARALAALRDAGLVRAIGLSNVTLSELDRARAVAPIELVEVAIAPAQDSVLRSGVIERCVEHGIRVLAHSPLGGPKRAPKLASDTTFGALAAKHGVSAAIIVLAWLRDLSPAIVPIPGARSIAHALELARAAAIALDDADRAALDARIPSGVRIRVPLEQRKPRADGTREVVVLMGIQGAGKSTVARELEGHLRLNRDELGGKLRGLVPGLDAALRDGVARVVLDNTYASRASRADVIDCAWKHGVPVRCVWLDTPIEVAQANVARRIVEAHGHLLGPNEILAMSKDDPGVVPPLALFRFRRELEAPSASEGFESIEIVSFTRRARPDHTRAGRIVSADVIAREDVLDRLRASPDAALFAFAWAPGATEREAAALAVQRARAALDRDVELHVCAHPAGPPICWCRPPLPGIAVLAVERAKLDVSRVELISPHVAHRAIADALGARFVRVDA; translated from the coding sequence GTGATCGGCCTCGGGTGCATGCGCCTCTCGGAGATCGACGAGGCGGACGCGATCGCGGTGCTCTGCGCAGCGCTCGGCGCGGGCGTGTCGCTGCTCGACACCGCCGACGTGTACGGGCGGGATCTGCACGACGTGCACGGCAACGAGCGGCTCGTCGCGCGCGCGCTCGCGTCGTGGTCGGGGCCGCGGCCGCTCGTGGTCACGAAGGCGGGGCTGATCCGCACCCGCGGCAAGTGGGCGAACGACGGACGCGTCGCGCACCTCCGCGAGGCGTGCGAGCGCAGCCGCGCGGCGCTGGGGGTCGACGCGCTCGACGCCCTGCTCCTGCACGCACCCGATCCGCGCACGCCGATCGAGACGAGCGCGCGCGCCCTCGCCGCGCTGCGCGATGCCGGTCTGGTGCGCGCGATCGGCCTGAGCAACGTGACCCTCTCCGAGCTCGATCGGGCGCGCGCGGTCGCGCCGATCGAGCTGGTCGAGGTCGCGATCGCGCCGGCTCAGGACAGCGTGCTGCGCAGCGGCGTGATCGAGCGCTGCGTCGAGCACGGGATCCGCGTCCTCGCGCACTCGCCGCTCGGCGGGCCCAAGCGCGCGCCGAAGCTCGCGAGCGACACGACCTTCGGCGCGCTCGCGGCGAAGCACGGCGTGAGCGCCGCGATCATCGTGCTCGCGTGGCTGCGCGATCTCTCGCCCGCGATCGTGCCGATCCCCGGCGCGCGATCGATCGCGCATGCGCTCGAGCTCGCGCGCGCCGCCGCGATCGCGCTCGACGACGCCGATCGCGCGGCGCTCGATGCGCGCATTCCGTCGGGCGTGCGCATCCGCGTGCCCCTCGAGCAGCGCAAGCCGCGCGCGGACGGCACACGCGAGGTCGTCGTGCTCATGGGCATCCAGGGCGCGGGGAAGTCGACGGTCGCGCGCGAGCTCGAGGGTCACCTGCGGCTCAATCGCGACGAGCTGGGCGGCAAGCTGCGCGGGCTCGTGCCAGGGCTCGATGCGGCGCTGCGCGACGGCGTCGCTCGTGTGGTGCTCGACAACACCTACGCGAGCCGCGCGTCGCGCGCCGACGTGATCGACTGCGCGTGGAAGCACGGCGTGCCCGTGCGCTGCGTGTGGCTCGACACGCCGATCGAGGTCGCGCAGGCGAACGTCGCGCGCCGCATCGTCGAGGCGCACGGGCACCTGCTCGGCCCCAACGAGATCCTCGCGATGTCGAAGGACGATCCGGGCGTGGTGCCGCCGCTCGCGCTGTTCCGCTTCCGCCGCGAGCTCGAGGCGCCGAGCGCGTCGGAGGGTTTCGAGTCGATCGAGATCGTGTCGTTCACGCGGCGCGCGCGCCCGGATCACACGCGCGCCGGCCGCATCGTCTCGGCCGACGTGATCGCGCGCGAGGACGTGCTCGATCGACTGCGCGCATCGCCCGACGCCGCGCTCTTCGCGTTCGCCTGGGCCCCCGGCGCGACCGAGCGCGAGGCCGCCGCGCTCGCGGTGCAGCGCGCGCGCGCCGCGCTCGATCGCGACGTCGAGCTGCACGTCTGTGCGCATCCCGCGGGGCCGCCGATCTGCTGGTGTCGCCCGCCCCTGCCCGGCATCGCGGTGCTCGCGGTGGAGCGCGCGAAGCTCGACGTGTCGCGCGTCGAGCTGATCTCGCCCCACGTCGCGCACCGTGCGATCGCCGACGCGCTGGGCGCGCGCTTCGTGCGCGTCGACGCCTGA
- a CDS encoding CBS domain-containing protein, translating to MDLVVTHASADFDAFAAAMAARKLYAGATVVMTSGLARGVREFAALHRDRFPWLAPSDVDASAITRLIIVDVRRTSRLRAIPALLARAEQRELEVHVWDHHPASDDDVRADVLRVEPVGSATTLLIEAMRARGIEIDEVEATLFALGIHADTGSLQYASTTSRDAEALAHLLSRGASMRVMSRFLSVPFTEAQRVALASALDALETTRASGLRVAIAAVELDAPCEGLDEVASELFRLELPHALFLVATVPRRGRANVVARAREGTIDVASLLGAMGGGGHPTAASLSIRDTTGDALVHALREAIARHAPRPLRVTDVMRSPVRTITPDHPLARLRDELPSWRVSGVPVVNAGALVGIVSSDDVERAEREGRLHLAAGSCMSAPVRTVDACASVEEALDRMAQHRIGRLPVMRDGVLVGIVTRGDLRALLYG from the coding sequence GTGGATCTCGTCGTCACCCACGCTTCGGCGGACTTCGACGCGTTCGCGGCGGCGATGGCGGCGCGCAAGCTCTACGCAGGCGCGACGGTGGTGATGACGAGCGGGCTCGCGCGCGGGGTGCGCGAGTTCGCGGCGCTGCATCGCGATCGCTTCCCCTGGCTCGCGCCCTCCGACGTCGACGCCTCGGCGATCACCCGCCTGATCATCGTCGACGTGCGACGCACCTCGCGGCTGCGCGCGATCCCCGCGCTGCTCGCGCGGGCCGAGCAACGCGAGCTCGAGGTGCACGTCTGGGATCATCACCCGGCGTCCGACGACGACGTGCGCGCCGACGTGCTGCGCGTCGAGCCGGTGGGCTCCGCGACGACGCTGTTGATCGAGGCGATGCGCGCGCGCGGCATCGAGATCGACGAGGTCGAGGCGACGCTCTTCGCGCTCGGCATCCACGCCGACACCGGCTCGCTGCAGTACGCGAGCACCACGTCGCGCGACGCCGAGGCGCTCGCGCACCTCCTCTCGCGCGGCGCCAGCATGCGCGTGATGAGCCGCTTCCTATCGGTGCCGTTCACCGAGGCGCAGCGCGTGGCGCTCGCGTCCGCGCTCGACGCGCTCGAGACCACGCGCGCGTCGGGGCTCCGGGTCGCGATCGCCGCGGTCGAGCTCGACGCGCCGTGCGAAGGCCTCGACGAGGTCGCGTCGGAGCTCTTCCGGCTCGAGCTCCCGCACGCGCTCTTCCTGGTCGCGACGGTGCCGCGTCGAGGGCGCGCGAACGTCGTCGCGCGAGCGCGCGAGGGCACGATCGACGTGGCGTCGCTGCTCGGCGCGATGGGCGGAGGTGGGCACCCGACCGCGGCCTCGCTCTCGATCCGCGACACCACGGGCGACGCGCTGGTTCACGCGCTCCGCGAGGCGATCGCGCGCCATGCGCCGCGCCCTCTGCGCGTGACCGACGTGATGCGCAGCCCGGTGCGGACGATCACGCCCGATCATCCGCTCGCGCGGCTGCGCGACGAGCTCCCGTCGTGGCGCGTGTCGGGCGTCCCGGTCGTGAACGCTGGCGCGCTGGTCGGCATCGTGTCGAGCGACGACGTGGAGCGCGCCGAGCGCGAAGGGCGCCTCCACCTCGCCGCGGGCAGCTGCATGTCCGCGCCGGTGCGCACCGTCGACGCGTGCGCATCGGTCGAGGAAGCGCTCGATCGGATGGCGCAGCACCGCATCGGGCGACTGCCGGTGATGCGCGACGGCGTGCTCGTCGGCATCGTCACGCGCGGTGATCTGCGCGCGTTGCTCTACGGGTGA
- the ligD gene encoding non-homologous end-joining DNA ligase, whose protein sequence is MASKTEKRVLEIAGREVAISNPSKVYFPDAKITKLDVVEYYVAVAEGALRGAAGRPNVLVRYVDGIGGEVFWQKRAPTSRPEWIETVELSFPSGRTAEEVVPRDAAALAWMVNLGCIELHPHPVRAEDLEHPDELRVDLDPVPGVPWSQLRETARVVKATLDDLGLVGWPKTSGSRGIHVNVRLHPRWTFSQVRRCALALAREVERRAPTIATSKWWKEERHGVFLDYNQNAKDRTVASAYSVRPKPDARVSAPVTWDELDDCDPADFTLRTMPARFARIGDPHAKIDETRCTLDALLELSAKQEAEGQGDAPWPPHYAKQPGEPPRVQPSRAKSGSKRAAKSASEGATGTGRRQSTKPLIEIARAAKKDEALAALERWKAKHPEAASHLAPADVLVDAMRGKNTTWTRIRVNLEHVPEALRPAQEALEVDYDPWAAHGGADAMRAHMRDVSRARSANRKKKSES, encoded by the coding sequence GTGGCATCGAAGACCGAGAAGCGCGTGCTCGAGATCGCAGGCCGCGAGGTCGCGATCTCGAATCCGTCGAAGGTCTATTTTCCCGACGCGAAAATCACGAAGCTCGACGTCGTCGAGTACTACGTCGCGGTCGCGGAGGGCGCGCTGCGCGGCGCCGCGGGGCGGCCCAACGTGCTGGTGCGCTACGTCGACGGGATCGGCGGCGAGGTGTTCTGGCAGAAGCGCGCGCCGACCTCGCGGCCCGAGTGGATCGAGACGGTCGAGCTCAGCTTTCCCTCGGGTCGGACCGCGGAAGAGGTCGTGCCGCGCGATGCCGCCGCGCTCGCGTGGATGGTGAACCTCGGGTGCATCGAGCTGCACCCGCACCCCGTGCGCGCCGAGGACCTCGAGCATCCCGACGAGCTGCGCGTCGATCTCGATCCGGTGCCGGGCGTGCCGTGGTCGCAGCTGCGCGAGACCGCGCGGGTCGTGAAGGCGACGCTCGACGATCTCGGGCTCGTGGGCTGGCCGAAGACGTCGGGCTCGCGCGGCATCCACGTGAACGTGCGGCTGCATCCGCGCTGGACGTTCTCGCAGGTGCGTCGCTGCGCGCTCGCGCTCGCGCGCGAGGTGGAGCGTCGCGCGCCGACGATCGCGACGAGCAAGTGGTGGAAGGAAGAGCGCCACGGCGTCTTCCTCGACTACAACCAGAACGCGAAGGATCGCACCGTCGCGAGCGCGTACTCGGTGCGGCCGAAGCCCGACGCGCGCGTGTCGGCGCCGGTGACGTGGGACGAGCTCGACGACTGCGATCCTGCGGACTTCACGCTGCGCACGATGCCCGCGCGGTTCGCGCGCATCGGTGACCCGCACGCGAAGATCGACGAGACGCGGTGCACGCTCGACGCGCTGCTCGAGCTCTCGGCGAAGCAGGAAGCCGAAGGACAAGGCGACGCGCCGTGGCCGCCGCACTACGCGAAGCAGCCGGGCGAGCCGCCGCGCGTGCAGCCCTCGCGCGCGAAGTCCGGCAGCAAGCGCGCCGCGAAGAGCGCGAGCGAGGGCGCGACCGGCACCGGGCGTCGTCAGTCCACGAAGCCGCTGATCGAGATCGCGCGCGCCGCGAAGAAGGACGAGGCGCTCGCCGCGCTCGAGCGCTGGAAGGCGAAGCACCCCGAGGCCGCGTCGCACCTCGCGCCCGCCGACGTCCTCGTCGACGCGATGCGCGGCAAGAACACGACGTGGACGCGCATCCGCGTGAACCTCGAGCACGTGCCCGAGGCGCTTCGTCCCGCGCAGGAAGCGCTCGAGGTCGACTACGATCCGTGGGCCGCGCACGGCGGCGCCGACGCGATGCGCGCGCACATGCGCGACGTCTCTCGCGCGCGCAGCGCGAACCGCAAGAAGAAGAGCGAGAGCTGA
- the hppD gene encoding 4-hydroxyphenylpyruvate dioxygenase yields MSANERNPLGLEGIACLEYGAPTEAQLDALGDVFRALGFSRTRRHASRDVELWSQHGVRFVVSRDPRSFAASFARDHGPSIASMAWYVADAEHALREAVRRGAVEVAGDLVFGGAPALEGIGGSRIYLVDRRRAWEERHYVALERPEVVRDRGFLAIDHLTNNVPRGTLGAHRAFYREVFGFEDVRSFEIRGTATGLTSYALRSPCGTFCIPINEGSEERSQIEEYLREYRGAGIQHVALLTRDLLGSLEGMRESGVATLDIDPSYYEAAFARVPGVREDHEAIRARGVLVDGDEEGYLLQIFTENVIGPIFFEFIQRENHRSFGEGNFGALFRSIERDQERRGVV; encoded by the coding sequence ATGAGCGCGAACGAACGCAACCCGCTGGGCCTCGAAGGCATCGCGTGCCTGGAGTACGGCGCGCCCACCGAGGCGCAGCTCGATGCGCTCGGTGACGTGTTCCGCGCGCTCGGGTTCTCGCGGACACGGCGCCACGCGTCGCGCGACGTCGAGCTCTGGTCGCAGCACGGCGTGCGCTTCGTCGTGAGCCGCGATCCGCGCTCGTTCGCGGCGTCGTTCGCGCGCGATCACGGGCCCTCGATCGCGTCGATGGCGTGGTACGTCGCGGACGCAGAGCACGCGCTGCGCGAGGCGGTGCGCCGAGGCGCGGTGGAGGTCGCGGGCGACCTCGTCTTCGGTGGCGCGCCCGCGCTCGAGGGGATCGGCGGATCGCGGATCTACCTCGTCGATCGCCGCCGCGCGTGGGAGGAGCGCCACTACGTCGCGCTGGAGCGGCCCGAGGTGGTGCGCGACCGCGGGTTCCTCGCGATCGATCACCTCACGAACAACGTGCCGCGCGGGACGCTCGGCGCACATCGCGCGTTCTACCGCGAAGTCTTCGGGTTCGAGGACGTGCGCTCGTTCGAGATCCGCGGGACCGCGACCGGGCTCACGTCGTACGCGCTCCGCTCGCCGTGCGGGACGTTCTGCATCCCGATCAACGAGGGCAGTGAGGAGCGGAGTCAGATCGAAGAATATCTGCGCGAATATCGCGGCGCGGGCATCCAGCACGTCGCGCTGCTCACGCGCGATCTGCTCGGCAGTCTCGAGGGGATGCGCGAGTCGGGCGTCGCGACGCTCGACATCGATCCTTCGTATTACGAGGCCGCGTTCGCGCGCGTCCCGGGCGTGCGCGAGGACCACGAGGCGATCCGCGCGCGCGGTGTGCTCGTCGACGGAGACGAGGAGGGGTATCTCCTCCAGATCTTCACCGAGAACGTGATCGGGCCGATCTTCTTCGAATTCATCCAGCGCGAGAACCACCGCAGCTTCGGAGAGGGAAACTTCGGCGCGCTCTTCCGCTCGATCGAGCGCGATCAGGAGCGCCGCGGCGTGGTGTGA
- a CDS encoding nucleotide pyrophosphohydrolase, which produces MATTFDELAREVLRFRDEREWGRFHTPKNLAMGLGIEAGELAELFLWKDDAEIAEALRDPAYREKVAHELADVQVYLLVLAHASGIALDDAVRAKMTLNAQKYPVEKARGNAKKYDEL; this is translated from the coding sequence ATGGCGACGACGTTCGACGAGCTCGCGCGCGAGGTGTTGCGCTTCCGCGACGAGCGAGAGTGGGGGCGCTTCCACACGCCGAAGAACCTCGCGATGGGCCTCGGCATCGAGGCCGGCGAGCTCGCGGAGCTCTTCTTGTGGAAGGACGACGCCGAGATCGCGGAGGCGCTGCGCGATCCCGCGTACCGCGAGAAGGTCGCGCACGAGCTCGCGGACGTGCAGGTGTACCTGCTGGTCCTCGCGCACGCGTCGGGCATCGCGCTCGACGACGCAGTGCGCGCGAAGATGACGCTGAACGCGCAGAAGTACCCGGTGGAGAAAGCACGCGGCAACGCGAAGAAGTACGACGAGCTGTGA
- a CDS encoding 1-aminocyclopropane-1-carboxylate deaminase/D-cysteine desulfhydrase: protein MSTATSTLALDVGGRTRPLLFDALPALARDVPWRPLAKLPTPVERIGSDAAKWLGRDDLWIKRDDLASPLYGGNKVRRYELVLAEAERRGAKRIVTAGGVASTQVMATALFGRALGFEVRVVLYDQPITRFAKHALLVDADTGAELIWGGNYLTTAVRTIDALLRDRRENFLILPGASDPLANLGYIDAMLELAQQVERGECPRPDAIVLPTGSSGTLAALALGAAWLGWDTELVGVRIAPLLTTNRLTIGGVIAATDRFLEARDPERWKRQRGRARFSLHHGAIGPGYGHPTPAAIDAIDHVRAIIGAEGEVTYSGKALDGLRAIAAEPRWRGKNVMLWSTLSAARPAPSPHAREKLPPRLRALLDAPEVA, encoded by the coding sequence GTGAGCACGGCGACCTCCACTCTCGCGCTCGACGTCGGCGGGCGCACTCGACCTCTCCTGTTCGACGCGCTGCCCGCGCTCGCGCGCGACGTGCCGTGGCGTCCGCTCGCGAAGCTGCCCACACCGGTCGAGCGCATCGGTAGCGACGCGGCGAAGTGGCTCGGTCGCGACGACCTGTGGATCAAACGCGACGACCTCGCGTCTCCGCTCTACGGTGGCAACAAGGTGCGCCGCTACGAGCTCGTGCTCGCGGAGGCGGAGCGACGCGGCGCCAAGCGCATCGTCACCGCGGGCGGCGTCGCGTCGACGCAGGTGATGGCGACGGCGCTCTTCGGCCGCGCGCTCGGCTTCGAGGTGCGCGTCGTGCTGTACGACCAGCCGATCACGCGCTTCGCGAAGCACGCGCTGCTCGTCGACGCCGACACCGGCGCGGAGCTGATCTGGGGCGGCAATTACCTCACGACCGCCGTGCGCACGATCGACGCGCTGCTGCGGGATCGACGCGAGAATTTCCTGATCCTTCCCGGCGCGTCGGACCCGCTCGCGAACCTCGGGTACATCGACGCGATGCTCGAGCTCGCGCAGCAGGTCGAGCGTGGCGAGTGCCCTCGGCCCGACGCGATCGTGCTGCCGACCGGGAGCTCGGGGACGCTCGCGGCGCTCGCGCTGGGTGCGGCATGGCTCGGCTGGGACACCGAGCTCGTCGGTGTGCGCATCGCGCCGCTGCTGACGACGAACCGCCTGACGATCGGCGGGGTGATCGCGGCGACGGATCGCTTCCTCGAGGCGCGCGATCCCGAGCGCTGGAAGCGACAGCGTGGCCGCGCGCGATTCTCGCTGCACCACGGCGCGATCGGTCCCGGCTACGGGCACCCCACGCCTGCGGCGATCGACGCGATCGATCACGTGCGCGCGATCATCGGCGCCGAAGGCGAGGTCACGTACAGCGGCAAGGCGCTCGACGGATTGCGCGCGATCGCGGCCGAGCCTCGATGGCGCGGGAAGAACGTGATGCTCTGGAGCACGCTCTCCGCGGCGCGCCCCGCGCCCTCGCCGCACGCGCGAGAGAAGCTGCCGCCGCGGCTGCGCGCGCTGCTCGACGCGCCCGAGGTCGCGTGA
- a CDS encoding LysR family transcriptional regulator, whose protein sequence is MPSRPSGLRSFALIGRVLRSSRRYARGSFEYTARIRTSRSRTSNVSLESIDGLRALDAIDRAGSFTAAARELGRATSAVSYAIAALERDLALRLFDRTGHKAELTVAGRRVLEAGRRVLERTAEIETLARTLRDEWEPTLGIVVDGLLPLPPLLGALRRFSREGLPTHVQLRVEHLAGVRERFRTSLPGSVRADFMIVLDFVGDERLVARPLAPVVLRLCAHRDHPLVAGRKRRARVDRAELAQHVEIVVEDSRRDAPPGPGRLSLGSPHVVRLSDFHSKRLALLAGVGFGWMPLHLVQQDLARKRLVPLGFVEGDEHVFVPHLAWRRTVPLGRAAQRFLALLEDAMGAKR, encoded by the coding sequence ATGCCTTCGAGGCCCAGCGGGTTGCGTTCGTTCGCGCTCATCGGTCGTGTCCTCCGTTCCTCGCGGAGGTACGCCCGTGGCTCGTTCGAGTACACTGCACGGATTCGAACATCTCGTTCAAGAACGTCGAACGTCTCGCTGGAGTCGATCGACGGCCTGCGCGCCCTGGACGCGATCGATCGCGCGGGCAGCTTCACCGCCGCGGCGCGCGAGCTCGGCCGCGCGACGTCGGCCGTGAGCTACGCGATCGCCGCGCTCGAGCGCGATCTCGCGTTGCGCCTCTTCGATCGCACCGGACACAAGGCGGAGCTCACGGTCGCGGGGCGGCGCGTGCTCGAGGCGGGTCGTCGCGTGCTCGAGCGCACCGCCGAGATCGAGACCCTCGCGCGCACGCTGCGCGACGAGTGGGAGCCCACGCTCGGCATCGTCGTGGACGGTCTCCTCCCGCTGCCGCCGCTGCTCGGCGCGCTGCGGCGCTTCTCGCGCGAGGGGCTGCCCACGCACGTGCAGCTGCGCGTCGAGCACCTCGCGGGCGTGCGCGAGCGCTTCCGCACGTCGTTGCCTGGGAGTGTGCGCGCCGACTTCATGATCGTGCTCGACTTCGTCGGCGACGAGCGCTTGGTCGCGCGCCCGCTCGCGCCCGTCGTGCTGCGGCTCTGCGCGCACCGCGATCACCCGCTGGTCGCCGGGCGCAAGCGGCGCGCGCGGGTCGATCGCGCCGAGCTCGCACAGCACGTCGAGATCGTCGTCGAGGACTCGCGACGCGATGCGCCGCCGGGCCCGGGACGTCTGTCGCTCGGCTCGCCGCACGTCGTGCGGCTCTCGGACTTCCACAGCAAGCGTCTCGCGCTGCTCGCGGGCGTCGGCTTCGGATGGATGCCGCTCCACCTCGTGCAGCAGGATCTCGCACGCAAGCGCCTCGTGCCGCTCGGGTTCGTCGAGGGCGACGAGCACGTGTTCGTCCCGCACCTCGCGTGGCGCCGCACGGTGCCGCTCGGGCGAGCAGCGCAGCGCTTCCTCGCGCTCCTCGAGGACGCGATGGGCGCGAAGCGCTGA
- a CDS encoding ATP-dependent DNA ligase, translated as MATGRAPRSKRTSVEAPPPPDGLPIAPPIEPMLAKLGDALPPEGAGWIYEPKWDGFRAIVFRDGERIYIQSRDLRPLDRYFPELSEPLRAHLPERCVVDGEIVIASASGLDFDRLQLRLHPAASRVAKLAAETPASFVAFDLLWEGDRDLRDRPTSERRAALERALAKAKAPIHLTPATRDRALADEWFHRFEGAGLDGVIAKPETAKYEPGKRAMLKIKHARTADCVVAGFRWHKQGENELVGSLLLGLYDEKGELHHVGVTSSFTMAKRRELAKELEPLRKGALEAHPWREWASAMSSTQRMPGGQSRWSAGKDLSWEPLRIERVCEVKYDHLQGSRFRHATTFVRWREDKRPEGCRYDQLEVTPPYELQRIFG; from the coding sequence ATGGCCACCGGACGTGCCCCGCGCTCGAAGCGCACCTCGGTCGAGGCGCCGCCGCCGCCCGACGGGCTCCCGATCGCGCCGCCGATCGAGCCGATGCTCGCGAAGCTCGGCGACGCGCTGCCGCCCGAGGGCGCGGGCTGGATCTACGAGCCGAAGTGGGACGGCTTCCGCGCGATCGTGTTCCGCGACGGCGAGCGCATCTACATCCAGAGCCGCGATCTGCGCCCGCTCGATCGCTACTTCCCGGAGCTGAGCGAGCCGCTCCGGGCGCACCTGCCGGAGCGCTGCGTCGTCGACGGCGAGATCGTGATCGCGAGCGCGTCCGGGCTCGACTTCGATCGGCTGCAGCTGCGCCTCCATCCCGCGGCGTCGCGCGTCGCCAAGCTCGCGGCGGAGACGCCTGCGTCGTTCGTCGCGTTCGATCTGCTGTGGGAAGGAGATCGCGATCTGCGCGATCGACCGACGTCGGAGCGGCGCGCCGCGCTCGAGCGCGCGCTCGCGAAGGCGAAGGCGCCGATCCACCTCACGCCCGCGACCCGTGATCGCGCGCTCGCGGACGAGTGGTTCCACCGCTTCGAGGGCGCGGGGCTCGACGGAGTGATCGCGAAGCCCGAGACGGCGAAGTACGAGCCCGGCAAGCGCGCGATGCTGAAGATCAAGCACGCGCGCACCGCCGACTGCGTCGTCGCCGGCTTCCGCTGGCACAAGCAGGGCGAGAACGAGCTCGTGGGCTCGCTGCTGCTCGGGCTCTACGACGAGAAGGGCGAGCTCCACCACGTCGGCGTGACGTCGTCGTTCACGATGGCGAAGCGGCGCGAGCTCGCGAAGGAGCTCGAGCCGCTGCGGAAGGGCGCGCTGGAGGCCCATCCGTGGCGTGAATGGGCCAGCGCGATGTCATCCACCCAGCGAATGCCCGGCGGACAGAGCCGGTGGAGCGCAGGCAAGGACCTCTCGTGGGAGCCGCTGCGGATCGAGCGCGTCTGCGAGGTGAAGTACGACCACCTCCAGGGCTCGCGGTTCCGTCACGCGACGACGTTCGTGCGATGGCGCGAGGACAAGCGTCCCGAGGGCTGCCGCTACGATCAGCTCGAGGTGACGCCGCCCTACGAGCTGCAGCGCATCTTCGGCTGA